A single region of the Populus nigra chromosome 2, ddPopNigr1.1, whole genome shotgun sequence genome encodes:
- the LOC133682568 gene encoding histone-lysine N-methyltransferase SUVR4 isoform X1 translates to MDGTLLSDSLLSWKQRSYKGKEPLLPAAAPQEKRPPLKGSSQAVHFKDPVVQPSAFLSPKQKVPHSRALIKPKDEPFTGDMPFEDAMQSIAIIRPDSASKEQSLIQRVSSRKQHHQEPPASQFLAGEDNVPVSSSPARDSCELATIPEDSPASLEIATSALGEVKISLSCNSMLGRPDFHMPSQDELLQSMQDKCLRSYKILDPNFSVMQMLKDMCECFLDLATDSSHEHESQERILNVTPALDLLKKSVGGIKENNHIPAYVVRGSVDARHFDEVAAFQIPRPLQPPNVLEVVQVSEEAIENGCSGSGKVNEFRDAEFGSLIVVPQSQLTPDEFRSLHYRTDITKGEEMVEIPWLNEVNSEFPPFFNYIPRNLIFQNAYVDFTLSQIRAENCCLACIGNCLLSSTPCVCSSDTEHGFAYTLEGLVKEDFLEDCISLTRDPQRQCLSYCRDCPLERSKNDEILEPCKGHVKRKYIEECWSKCGCHKQCGNRVVQRGIRCKLQVFFTPEGKGWGLRTLEMLPKGTFVCEYVGEILTNKELYERKMQRTSSSKTEKHAYPVLLDADWCMKGVVKDEEALCLDATFYGNIARFINHRCLDANMIEIPVKIETPDHHYYHLAFFTTRGVNALEELTWDYGIDFDDTDQPVEVFPCRCGSKFCRNMKRSNRSNSAAR, encoded by the exons ATGGATGGAACATTGTTGTCTGATTCACTTTTGTCATGGAAGCAGCGATCATACAAGGGAAAAGAACCTTTATTACCTGCGGCTGCTCCACAAGAGAAAAGACCTCCTTTAAAAGGATCATCGCAAGCAGTGCACTTCAAAGACCCCGTAGTTCAGCCAAGCGCTTTTCTCTCACCCAAACAAAAAGTGCCTCATTCTCGTGCTCTGATCAAGCCTAAAGACGAGCCATTTACTGGTGACATGCCTTTTGAAGACGCTATGCAATCTATTGCAATTATCCGACCAG ATTCTGCAAGCAAAGAACAATCTCTTATTCAAAGAGTTTCTTCACGCAAACAGCATCATCAAGAACCTCCAGCATCCCAATTTTTAGCTGGAGAAGATAACGTTCCAGTTTCATCAAGTCCGGCAAGAGATAGCTGTGAACTTGCAACCATTCCAGAAGACTCTCCGGCTAGCTTAGAGATTGCCACCTCAGCACTGGGAGAGGTGAAGATTTCTCTGAGCTGCAACTCTATGCTTGGAAGACCAGATTTTCATATGCCTAGTCAAGATGAACTTCTGCAATCAATGCAGGATAAATGTCTCCGATCTTACAAAATCCTTGACCCAAACTTTTCTGTCATGCAAATGCTGAAAGATATGTGTGAATGCTTCTTGGATTTGGCAACTGATTCCTCTCATGAACATGAATCGCAGGAAAGGATTTTGAATGTAACACCAGCTCTTGATCTATTGAAGAAATCTGTTGGTGGcattaaagaaaataaccatATACCAGCCTATGTTGTAAGGGGATCAGTTGATGCTCGTCACTTTGATGAGGTGGCTGCTTTTCAAATTCCAAGACCACTACAGCCTCCGAATGTTTTGGAGGTTGTGCAGGTGAGTGAAGAGGCTATTGAAAATGGCTGTTCTGGAAGTGGCAAAGTAAATGAATTTAGAGATGCTGAGTTTGGTAGTTTGATTGTGGTTCCACAGAGTCAACTGACTCCTGATGAGTTTAGGTCCCTTCATTATCGTACTGACATCACTAAGGGAGAAGAAATGGTTGAGATTCCATGGTTGAATGAAGTAAACAGCGAGTTTCCTCCATTTTTTAACTACATACCCCGGAATCTGATTTTTCAGAATGCTTATGTCGACTTCACTCTCTCTCAAATTAGGGCTGAAAATTGCTGCTTGGCTTGTATTGGTAATTGTTTGTTGTCATCTACACCTTGTGTTTGCTCCAGTGACACTGAGCATGGTTTTGCATACACTTTAGAAGGCCTTGTTAAGGAGGATTTCTTAGAAGATTGTATCTCTCTGACTCGGGATCCTCAGCGACAATGCCTTTCTTATTGTAGAGATTGCCCACTGGAAAGATCAAAAAACGATGAGATATTGGAACCATGCAAGGGTCACGTGAAGAGAAAATATATAGAAGAATGTTGGAGCAAATGTGGGTGCCACAAACAATGTGGAAACAGAGTCGTGCAGCGAGGTATAAGGTGCAAGTTGCAg GTTTTCTTTACCCCTGAAGGGAAGGGGTGGGGTCTCAGAACTCTAGAAATGCTACCAAAAGGTACATTTGTATGCGAGTATGTAGGGGAGATACTAACCAACAAAGAGTTGTATGAGAGGAAGATGCAAAGGACAAGTAGCAGCAAGACTGAGAAGCATGCCTATCCAGTTCTACTTGATGCGGATTGGTGCATGAAAGGAGTTGTAAAGGATGAAGAAGCTCTGTGTTTGGATGCGACATTTTATGGAAATATTGCTAGGTTTATCAATCACAG ATGTCTTGATGCAAATATGATTGAAATCCCCGTGAAGATTGAGACCCCTgatcatcattattatcat CTTGCTTTCTTCACAACAAGAGGAGTGAATGCCTTAGAAGAGTTAACATGG GATTATGGGATTGATTTTGATGATACTGATCAACCTGTGGAGGTATTCCCATGCCGATGTGGCAGTAAGTTCTGCAGGAACATGAAACGTTCAAATA GATCTAATTCAGCAGCAAGATGA
- the LOC133681929 gene encoding uncharacterized protein LOC133681929 isoform X1, with amino-acid sequence MGWNYPYISLEEMVKHLKGFVDIMILASGYQSSALLAHWDAQNIKKAIHWGSFFQNVLKHMSSSDVYQDSIKELDAALCQMKSNPYFPQGLANLSCDTLSTARSFVLAHLFQTLSLRDSHLKAFLTAVIEMELERVSESEHDCLSVYLNKLKPPNLQLDLVLERRGFVKDSMVLSEEISQTVKFGKFSYDDLTKLTLQEVFKRQSAVSCISTVETGLDVLSNAIRCSSGTESDSSMLEEQLKLDGAPSSVGEIEQPVDFFTWNHWKSKMVSYFLDKRTIRLVSGASMIFSAPKMQWLQVFERLNTSADCKNDGLSEIVELLLLGHIASQWNCIIEYATSVSYFSATISNLYYEVCSLLTGRAQGFHSSERAAHSKQESDILEYLARLQGYQLSLLWKQSPVLAAVAIPSWSPLLRLYLSEIETQFKGDSSAQRCCSCIQDRKQHNDCELDERIWCLYIFHIFASHVMHGANSS; translated from the exons ATGGGGTGGAATTACCCATACATATCATTAGAGGAAATGGTGAAACATCTAAAAGGGTTTGTAGATATAATGATTTTAGCATCTGGGTATCAATCCTCTGCTCTTTTAGCTCACTGGGAcgctcaaaacataaaaaaagccaTCCACTGGGGTTCCTTCTTCCAAAAT GTACTTAAGCATATGAGTAGCTCAGATGTTTACCAGGACTCAATTAAGGAACTTGATGCAGCTCTCTGTCAAATGAAATCAAACCCTTATTTTCCCCAG GGTCTTGCAAATCTATCATGCGATACTCTGAGTACGGCAAGGAGTTTTGTGTTGGCCCATTTGTTCCAGACTTTATCACTGAGGGATtcacatctcaaagcttttTTAACTGCTGTAATTGAGATGGAGCTTGAGAGGGTTTCGGAATCGGAGCATGATTGTCTAAGTGTATATCTTAACAAGTTAAAGCCGCCGAATCTGCAGCTTGATTTGGTTCTAGAAAGGAGGGGTTTTGTGAAGGATTCTATGGTTTTATCAGAAGAAATTAGTCAAACTGTGAAGTTTGGAAAATTCAGCTATGATGATTTGACAAAGTTGACTCTTCAAGAAGTCTTCAAGAGGCAGTCTGCAGTGTCATGCATATCGACAGTGGAGACAGGCTTAGATGTCCTCTCTAATGCTATCAGGTGTAGTAGTGGGACTGAATCTGATAGTAGCATGCTggaagaacaactaaaacttgATGGAGCTCCTTCATCTGTTGG GGAAATAGAACAGCCGGTTGATTTTTTCACGTGGAATCATTGGAAATCAAAGATGGTTTCATATTTTCTTGATAAGAGAACCATTAGATTGGTCTCAGGTGCCAGCATGATATTTTCTGCCCCTAAGATGCAGTGGCTACAAGTGTTTGAACGGCTGAATACTTCAGCAGATTGCAAGAATGATGGTTTGAGTGAAATAGTT GAACTCCTATTACTCGGACACATTGCAAGCCAATGGAATTGTATAATTGAATACGCTACATCAGTTTCATATTTCTCCGCCACTATCTCAAACCTATATTATGAGGTGTGCAGCTTGCTTACTGGAAGAGCTCAAGGTTTCCATTCCAGTGAGAGAGCAGCACATTCAAAG CAGGAAAGTGATATTCTTGAGTATCTAGCCAGACTGCAGGGCTATCAACTTTCTCTATTGTGGAAACAGTCCCCTGTCCTTGCAGCAGTTGCAATCCCATCATG GTCACCTTTGTTGAGATTGTATCTAAGTGAAATAGAGACTCAATTCAAAGGAGATTCTTCAGCACAGAG ATGCTGCAGCTGTATTCAAGATAGGAAGCAGCACAACGATT GTGAACTCGATGAGAGAATTTGGTGCCTTTACATCTTTCACATTTTCGCCTCTCATGTTATGCATGGTGCCAATAGTTCTTGA
- the LOC133681929 gene encoding uncharacterized protein LOC133681929 isoform X2: protein MGWNYPYISLEEMVKHLKGFVDIMILASGYQSSALLAHWDAQNIKKAIHWGSFFQNVLKHMSSSDVYQDSIKELDAALCQMKSNPYFPQGLANLSCDTLSTARSFVLAHLFQTLSLRDSHLKAFLTAVIEMELERVSESEHDCLSVYLNKLKPPNLQLDLVLERRGFVKDSMVLSEEISQTVKFGKFSYDDLTKLTLQEVFKRQSAVSCISTVETGLDVLSNAIRCSSGTESDSSMLEEQLKLDGAPSSVGEIEQPVDFFTWNHWKSKMVSYFLDKRTIRLVSGASMIFSAPKMQWLQVFERLNTSADCKNDGLSEIVELLLLGHIASQWNCIIEYATSVSYFSATISNLYYEVCSLLTGRAQGFHSSERAAHSKESDILEYLARLQGYQLSLLWKQSPVLAAVAIPSWSPLLRLYLSEIETQFKGDSSAQRCCSCIQDRKQHNDCELDERIWCLYIFHIFASHVMHGANSS from the exons ATGGGGTGGAATTACCCATACATATCATTAGAGGAAATGGTGAAACATCTAAAAGGGTTTGTAGATATAATGATTTTAGCATCTGGGTATCAATCCTCTGCTCTTTTAGCTCACTGGGAcgctcaaaacataaaaaaagccaTCCACTGGGGTTCCTTCTTCCAAAAT GTACTTAAGCATATGAGTAGCTCAGATGTTTACCAGGACTCAATTAAGGAACTTGATGCAGCTCTCTGTCAAATGAAATCAAACCCTTATTTTCCCCAG GGTCTTGCAAATCTATCATGCGATACTCTGAGTACGGCAAGGAGTTTTGTGTTGGCCCATTTGTTCCAGACTTTATCACTGAGGGATtcacatctcaaagcttttTTAACTGCTGTAATTGAGATGGAGCTTGAGAGGGTTTCGGAATCGGAGCATGATTGTCTAAGTGTATATCTTAACAAGTTAAAGCCGCCGAATCTGCAGCTTGATTTGGTTCTAGAAAGGAGGGGTTTTGTGAAGGATTCTATGGTTTTATCAGAAGAAATTAGTCAAACTGTGAAGTTTGGAAAATTCAGCTATGATGATTTGACAAAGTTGACTCTTCAAGAAGTCTTCAAGAGGCAGTCTGCAGTGTCATGCATATCGACAGTGGAGACAGGCTTAGATGTCCTCTCTAATGCTATCAGGTGTAGTAGTGGGACTGAATCTGATAGTAGCATGCTggaagaacaactaaaacttgATGGAGCTCCTTCATCTGTTGG GGAAATAGAACAGCCGGTTGATTTTTTCACGTGGAATCATTGGAAATCAAAGATGGTTTCATATTTTCTTGATAAGAGAACCATTAGATTGGTCTCAGGTGCCAGCATGATATTTTCTGCCCCTAAGATGCAGTGGCTACAAGTGTTTGAACGGCTGAATACTTCAGCAGATTGCAAGAATGATGGTTTGAGTGAAATAGTT GAACTCCTATTACTCGGACACATTGCAAGCCAATGGAATTGTATAATTGAATACGCTACATCAGTTTCATATTTCTCCGCCACTATCTCAAACCTATATTATGAGGTGTGCAGCTTGCTTACTGGAAGAGCTCAAGGTTTCCATTCCAGTGAGAGAGCAGCACATTCAAAG GAAAGTGATATTCTTGAGTATCTAGCCAGACTGCAGGGCTATCAACTTTCTCTATTGTGGAAACAGTCCCCTGTCCTTGCAGCAGTTGCAATCCCATCATG GTCACCTTTGTTGAGATTGTATCTAAGTGAAATAGAGACTCAATTCAAAGGAGATTCTTCAGCACAGAG ATGCTGCAGCTGTATTCAAGATAGGAAGCAGCACAACGATT GTGAACTCGATGAGAGAATTTGGTGCCTTTACATCTTTCACATTTTCGCCTCTCATGTTATGCATGGTGCCAATAGTTCTTGA
- the LOC133682568 gene encoding histone-lysine N-methyltransferase SUVR4 isoform X2, with product MDGTLLSDSLLSWKQRSYKGKEPLLPAAAPQEKRPPLKGSSQAVHFKDPVVQPSAFLSPKQKVPHSRALIKPKDEPFTGDMPFEDAMQSIAIIRPDSASKEQSLIQRVSSRKQHHQEPPASQFLAGEDNVPVSSSPARDSCELATIPEDSPASLEIATSALGEERILNVTPALDLLKKSVGGIKENNHIPAYVVRGSVDARHFDEVAAFQIPRPLQPPNVLEVVQVSEEAIENGCSGSGKVNEFRDAEFGSLIVVPQSQLTPDEFRSLHYRTDITKGEEMVEIPWLNEVNSEFPPFFNYIPRNLIFQNAYVDFTLSQIRAENCCLACIGNCLLSSTPCVCSSDTEHGFAYTLEGLVKEDFLEDCISLTRDPQRQCLSYCRDCPLERSKNDEILEPCKGHVKRKYIEECWSKCGCHKQCGNRVVQRGIRCKLQVFFTPEGKGWGLRTLEMLPKGTFVCEYVGEILTNKELYERKMQRTSSSKTEKHAYPVLLDADWCMKGVVKDEEALCLDATFYGNIARFINHRCLDANMIEIPVKIETPDHHYYHLAFFTTRGVNALEELTWDYGIDFDDTDQPVEVFPCRCGSKFCRNMKRSNRSNSAAR from the exons ATGGATGGAACATTGTTGTCTGATTCACTTTTGTCATGGAAGCAGCGATCATACAAGGGAAAAGAACCTTTATTACCTGCGGCTGCTCCACAAGAGAAAAGACCTCCTTTAAAAGGATCATCGCAAGCAGTGCACTTCAAAGACCCCGTAGTTCAGCCAAGCGCTTTTCTCTCACCCAAACAAAAAGTGCCTCATTCTCGTGCTCTGATCAAGCCTAAAGACGAGCCATTTACTGGTGACATGCCTTTTGAAGACGCTATGCAATCTATTGCAATTATCCGACCAG ATTCTGCAAGCAAAGAACAATCTCTTATTCAAAGAGTTTCTTCACGCAAACAGCATCATCAAGAACCTCCAGCATCCCAATTTTTAGCTGGAGAAGATAACGTTCCAGTTTCATCAAGTCCGGCAAGAGATAGCTGTGAACTTGCAACCATTCCAGAAGACTCTCCGGCTAGCTTAGAGATTGCCACCTCAGCACTGGGAGAG GAAAGGATTTTGAATGTAACACCAGCTCTTGATCTATTGAAGAAATCTGTTGGTGGcattaaagaaaataaccatATACCAGCCTATGTTGTAAGGGGATCAGTTGATGCTCGTCACTTTGATGAGGTGGCTGCTTTTCAAATTCCAAGACCACTACAGCCTCCGAATGTTTTGGAGGTTGTGCAGGTGAGTGAAGAGGCTATTGAAAATGGCTGTTCTGGAAGTGGCAAAGTAAATGAATTTAGAGATGCTGAGTTTGGTAGTTTGATTGTGGTTCCACAGAGTCAACTGACTCCTGATGAGTTTAGGTCCCTTCATTATCGTACTGACATCACTAAGGGAGAAGAAATGGTTGAGATTCCATGGTTGAATGAAGTAAACAGCGAGTTTCCTCCATTTTTTAACTACATACCCCGGAATCTGATTTTTCAGAATGCTTATGTCGACTTCACTCTCTCTCAAATTAGGGCTGAAAATTGCTGCTTGGCTTGTATTGGTAATTGTTTGTTGTCATCTACACCTTGTGTTTGCTCCAGTGACACTGAGCATGGTTTTGCATACACTTTAGAAGGCCTTGTTAAGGAGGATTTCTTAGAAGATTGTATCTCTCTGACTCGGGATCCTCAGCGACAATGCCTTTCTTATTGTAGAGATTGCCCACTGGAAAGATCAAAAAACGATGAGATATTGGAACCATGCAAGGGTCACGTGAAGAGAAAATATATAGAAGAATGTTGGAGCAAATGTGGGTGCCACAAACAATGTGGAAACAGAGTCGTGCAGCGAGGTATAAGGTGCAAGTTGCAg GTTTTCTTTACCCCTGAAGGGAAGGGGTGGGGTCTCAGAACTCTAGAAATGCTACCAAAAGGTACATTTGTATGCGAGTATGTAGGGGAGATACTAACCAACAAAGAGTTGTATGAGAGGAAGATGCAAAGGACAAGTAGCAGCAAGACTGAGAAGCATGCCTATCCAGTTCTACTTGATGCGGATTGGTGCATGAAAGGAGTTGTAAAGGATGAAGAAGCTCTGTGTTTGGATGCGACATTTTATGGAAATATTGCTAGGTTTATCAATCACAG ATGTCTTGATGCAAATATGATTGAAATCCCCGTGAAGATTGAGACCCCTgatcatcattattatcat CTTGCTTTCTTCACAACAAGAGGAGTGAATGCCTTAGAAGAGTTAACATGG GATTATGGGATTGATTTTGATGATACTGATCAACCTGTGGAGGTATTCCCATGCCGATGTGGCAGTAAGTTCTGCAGGAACATGAAACGTTCAAATA GATCTAATTCAGCAGCAAGATGA
- the LOC133682568 gene encoding probable inactive histone-lysine N-methyltransferase SUVR2 isoform X3: MDGTLLSDSLLSWKQRSYKGKEPLLPAAAPQEKRPPLKGSSQAVHFKDPVVQPSAFLSPKQKVPHSRALIKPKDEPFTGDMPFEDAMQSIAIIRPDSASKEQSLIQRVSSRKQHHQEPPASQFLAGEDNVPVSSSPARDSCELATIPEDSPASLEIATSALGEVKISLSCNSMLGRPDFHMPSQDELLQSMQDKCLRSYKILDPNFSVMQMLKDMCECFLDLATDSSHEHESQERILNVTPALDLLKKSVGGIKENNHIPAYVVRGSVDARHFDEVAAFQIPRPLQPPNVLEVVQVSEEAIENGCSGSGKVNEFRDAEFGSLIVVPQSQLTPDEFRSLHYRTDITKGEEMVEIPWLNEVNSEFPPFFNYIPRNLIFQNAYVDFTLSQIRAENCCLACIGNCLLSSTPCVCSSDTEHGFAYTLEGLVKEDFLEDCISLTRDPQRQCLSYCRDCPLERSKNDEILEPCKGHVKRKYIEECWSKCGCHKQCGNRVVQRGIRCKLQVFFTPEGKGWGLRTLEMLPKGTFVCEYVGEILTNKELYERKMQRTSSSKTEKHAYPVLLDADWCMKGVVKDEEALCLDATFYGNIARFINHRDLISI, translated from the exons ATGGATGGAACATTGTTGTCTGATTCACTTTTGTCATGGAAGCAGCGATCATACAAGGGAAAAGAACCTTTATTACCTGCGGCTGCTCCACAAGAGAAAAGACCTCCTTTAAAAGGATCATCGCAAGCAGTGCACTTCAAAGACCCCGTAGTTCAGCCAAGCGCTTTTCTCTCACCCAAACAAAAAGTGCCTCATTCTCGTGCTCTGATCAAGCCTAAAGACGAGCCATTTACTGGTGACATGCCTTTTGAAGACGCTATGCAATCTATTGCAATTATCCGACCAG ATTCTGCAAGCAAAGAACAATCTCTTATTCAAAGAGTTTCTTCACGCAAACAGCATCATCAAGAACCTCCAGCATCCCAATTTTTAGCTGGAGAAGATAACGTTCCAGTTTCATCAAGTCCGGCAAGAGATAGCTGTGAACTTGCAACCATTCCAGAAGACTCTCCGGCTAGCTTAGAGATTGCCACCTCAGCACTGGGAGAGGTGAAGATTTCTCTGAGCTGCAACTCTATGCTTGGAAGACCAGATTTTCATATGCCTAGTCAAGATGAACTTCTGCAATCAATGCAGGATAAATGTCTCCGATCTTACAAAATCCTTGACCCAAACTTTTCTGTCATGCAAATGCTGAAAGATATGTGTGAATGCTTCTTGGATTTGGCAACTGATTCCTCTCATGAACATGAATCGCAGGAAAGGATTTTGAATGTAACACCAGCTCTTGATCTATTGAAGAAATCTGTTGGTGGcattaaagaaaataaccatATACCAGCCTATGTTGTAAGGGGATCAGTTGATGCTCGTCACTTTGATGAGGTGGCTGCTTTTCAAATTCCAAGACCACTACAGCCTCCGAATGTTTTGGAGGTTGTGCAGGTGAGTGAAGAGGCTATTGAAAATGGCTGTTCTGGAAGTGGCAAAGTAAATGAATTTAGAGATGCTGAGTTTGGTAGTTTGATTGTGGTTCCACAGAGTCAACTGACTCCTGATGAGTTTAGGTCCCTTCATTATCGTACTGACATCACTAAGGGAGAAGAAATGGTTGAGATTCCATGGTTGAATGAAGTAAACAGCGAGTTTCCTCCATTTTTTAACTACATACCCCGGAATCTGATTTTTCAGAATGCTTATGTCGACTTCACTCTCTCTCAAATTAGGGCTGAAAATTGCTGCTTGGCTTGTATTGGTAATTGTTTGTTGTCATCTACACCTTGTGTTTGCTCCAGTGACACTGAGCATGGTTTTGCATACACTTTAGAAGGCCTTGTTAAGGAGGATTTCTTAGAAGATTGTATCTCTCTGACTCGGGATCCTCAGCGACAATGCCTTTCTTATTGTAGAGATTGCCCACTGGAAAGATCAAAAAACGATGAGATATTGGAACCATGCAAGGGTCACGTGAAGAGAAAATATATAGAAGAATGTTGGAGCAAATGTGGGTGCCACAAACAATGTGGAAACAGAGTCGTGCAGCGAGGTATAAGGTGCAAGTTGCAg GTTTTCTTTACCCCTGAAGGGAAGGGGTGGGGTCTCAGAACTCTAGAAATGCTACCAAAAGGTACATTTGTATGCGAGTATGTAGGGGAGATACTAACCAACAAAGAGTTGTATGAGAGGAAGATGCAAAGGACAAGTAGCAGCAAGACTGAGAAGCATGCCTATCCAGTTCTACTTGATGCGGATTGGTGCATGAAAGGAGTTGTAAAGGATGAAGAAGCTCTGTGTTTGGATGCGACATTTTATGGAAATATTGCTAGGTTTATCAATCACAG GGACTTGATTTCAATCTGa
- the LOC133682569 gene encoding uncharacterized protein LOC133682569, with amino-acid sequence MTISSRCIVIMSGVLLFSSQFPIFSTTTTATKKTHRFACHVIPRQSLNQTTPPDQQSPNPKTILSTITNLLWGQSLPPGLLISTVRTTWNSTWQLMMSQLAPSDSSGRYTRPASKFRLNPPFTLQNSTTLHLYVGLPCPWAHRTLIVRALKGLEDAVPVSIAGPGQDGSWEFKDIPISNRDRNILVPGRDNANGCRNLKGVYGLRRSGGYSGRATVPMLWDVEKKEVGCNESYDIIEFFNSGLNGLARNPGLDLSPKELKGKIGEWNGLIYPNVNNGVYRCGFAQSQDAYDSAVNGLFTALEAVEDHLTTSRYLCGDTLTLADVCLFTTLIRFDIVYNVLFKCTKKKLIEYPNLHGYMRDIYQMPKVAETCNFSAIMDGYYKVLFPLNPGSICPVMPSGCEHDVLLSTPHNRESLSLANKTTKQDH; translated from the exons ATGACCATTTCATCACGTTGTATAGTCATCATGTCCGGTGTATTACTCTTCAGCTCCCAATTTCCGATtttctccaccaccaccacagcCACCAAAAAAACCCACCGCTTCGCATGCCACGTCATCCCAAGACAATCCCTGAATCAAACCACCCCTCCTGATCAACAATCACCGAACCCCAAAACCATCCTTTCCACAATAACAAACCTATTGTGGGGCCAGTCACTGCCACCAGGACTCCTAATATCCACCGTCCGTACAACATGGAACTCCACGTGGCAACTCATGATGTCCCAGCTCGCGCCCTCTGATTCCTCCGGCAGGTACACAAGACCCGCCTCAAAATTCCGCCTGAACCCTCCATTTACGCTCCAAAACTCAACAACACTTCACCTCTACGTGGGCTTACCTTGCCCATGGGCGCACAGGACATTGATAGTTCGGGCGTTGAAGGGCCTGGAAGATGCGGTCCCTGTCTCAATTGCTGGACCGGGTCAAGATGGATCGTGGGAATTCAAAGATATTCCTATCTCAAACAGGGATAGGAATATTCTTGTCCCGGGTAGGGATAATGCTAATGGGTGCCGGAATCTGAAGGGTGTGTATGGGTTAAGGAGGTCAGGTGGGTACAGTGGGAGAGCTACGGTGCCAATGTTATGGGATGTGGAGAAGAAGGAAGTAGGGTGTAATGAGAGCTATGATATAATCGAGTTTTTCAATTCGGGTCTTAACGGGTTGGCCCGGAACCCAGGTTTGGACTTGTCACCAAAGGAATTGAAGGGAAAGATTGGGGAGTGGAATGGATTAATTTATCCCAATGTCAATAATGGGGTTTATAG GTGTGGGTTTGCTCAAAGTCAAGATGCATATGACAGTGCAGTGAATGGTTTATTCACTGCACTGGAGGCGGTGGAAGATCATCTGACCACCTCGCGATACTTGTGTGGAGACACCTTGACTCTTGCGGATGTTTGCTTGTTTACCACTCTAATTCGGTTTGATATTGTGTATAATGTTCTGTTTAAGTGCACAAAGAAGAAGCTGATTGAGTACCCTAATCTTCATGGCTACATGCGTGACATTTACCAG ATGCCAAAGGTTGCTGAAACATGCAATTTTTCAGCCATTATGGATGGTTACTACAAAGTACTCTTCCCACTGAATCCAGGCAGCATTTGTCCTGTTATGCCTTCTGGATGTGAGCATGATGTCCTCCTCTCCACCCCTCACAATAGGGAGTCTTTGTCATTAGCGAACAAAACTACCAAACAGGATCACTGA